A single window of Arcobacter venerupis DNA harbors:
- a CDS encoding carboxymuconolactone decarboxylase family protein, which produces MPIIKTYETNEASGELLEIYNEIIKLRGEVGNNAKLFSSSPELLKQQLDFIKYYSTHPTLSMALLASIRICVSSKEECNFCIDFNTAMLVNHAKWSIEEVQSMKKDLDSSKLTQKENALLKFVINSMKNPHKVNENDMDELRKLDWQDKDIIDALNHGARMLATDIIFNTFKIEDYKA; this is translated from the coding sequence ATGCCAATTATAAAAACATACGAAACAAATGAAGCAAGTGGTGAATTACTTGAAATTTATAATGAAATCATCAAACTAAGAGGTGAAGTTGGAAACAATGCCAAACTATTTAGTTCAAGTCCTGAGCTTTTAAAACAGCAATTAGATTTTATAAAATATTACTCAACGCACCCTACTTTATCAATGGCACTACTTGCTAGTATTAGAATTTGTGTATCAAGTAAAGAAGAGTGTAATTTTTGTATCGATTTTAATACAGCAATGTTGGTAAACCATGCAAAATGGAGTATTGAAGAAGTACAATCTATGAAAAAAGATTTAGATAGTTCAAAACTAACTCAAAAAGAGAATGCCCTTTTAAAATTTGTAATCAACTCTATGAAAAATCCCCACAAAGTAAATGAAAATGATATGGATGAATTAAGAAAGTTAGATTGGCAAGACAAAGATATAATAGATGCTCTAAATCACGGAGCTAGAATGTTAGCAACTGATATAATATTTAACACTTTTAAAATAGAAGATTATAAGGCTTAA